From Salarias fasciatus chromosome 8, fSalaFa1.1, whole genome shotgun sequence:
aaaataaaagtatttattCAATCATCACTACCAGTGTGTTGATTTGAAGGTGCATTGTGTTTATTGCCTGTGGCCCCCATAATGTCTGGAAACGCCCCTGCTGGCAGCTGAATGTATTCTATCCTGCTTAAACAGGAGtatttcaaaaaatgaaaaagtcttGGATTCTGTTACTGTTGGCTGAAGAGAGAAAATAGGAAGTTTTAGCTCAGAACTTCAGCAGCTTGTTATTTAGGATCCAATGTGTGAAACTCATTTCGCTTCAGGGGCCACGTTCGGCCAGTTCCACCTCAAGTGGGCCGAACCGGTGAATTGTGCCACAATAACTTTTAAGTTTAAACCTTTCCTTTGAGTATACATTTGGAAGAAGTCTGTCTTATTTCCGTGTTAcaagtttatttcttttctttttcttatttctttttttttttccaacttgcTTGTTGGGTTTGTGGGCTGGATGCAAAACGCTCCGTCCACACACGTCAGACCTGGTGAAAGAGtgatttcctctctctcttcatgttTCCCCTCCAGGGTGTGCCACACAGCCTGCCTGGGACAGGACAGCGACGTCGTGGTGTTCGGCGGATGCAGCAACCTCTGCGTCATCATGGACACGGTACGCTTCCTGACTGACCGGGTTGGGTCCCACGCCTCGCCCTGGCCGTGTGCTGAAGTGCCCTCGGGCATGAACACCCTGCATGGCAGCCGTTTTTGAAAAGGCTCATTTTCCAGGCTGCTGAAATCGTGAACTTTTTGCTATTTAGGTCCAtttattttctgcctttttttcgATGAGATCTGGTATTTTGAAGGAGATTAATTTAGAAAAACATCCCATTTTGACAGAACAAACTAAAATATAAGGCATCATGAGCCTAATTGGACTCTGCCATTGTTTTCCTGTGGAAACAttctggttgccatggagatgctTTGGTTGCATAGAGAATTGCGTTGCAAGTTGCTGATGAGCACTGAAGGAGACCTGCGGGGAAACGAGAGTGTGTCAGGATGAAAGTGATGCCGTTCAGGTGAGATTATTGCAgaatagggttttttttttttcttgggttgTTTGACCCAAATCTTGTCGCCAACATTTCCCGAAGAAACTCTGATCTGCAGAGCGTGTTTGGGATCAAACATGGCGGCTTTAGGGCAGCTTACCAGTGCTGAGTGACTTTCTCCACAATAAACCAGCATTGCTTGAaatttcaacagaaaaagtGACGTGGAACATTTTTCAGCAACATTCCTCCATTTTTAAATACACAGCGTTTTAAATCTCATTACTTCTGTGATGTTATTTGTAGAGCGAGCCAGTTACAGCACATGTTGCATAACTAAAGCTCGGAGTGGATTAAGCActcgctgcgtgtgtgtgtgtgtgtgtgtgtgtgtgtgtgtgtgtgtgaagtgtgtctGCAGTATGTGCTAAAGAACATTTCCATACGATGCTTCCTCGTGTTTGTCGTTGACAGATTGCTATTCTGAGAGCTCCGTCCCAACATCACTGCAGCGACATCCTCATCTTCCAGACCCAGCCTTACTCCCTCTCCAGGTAACTCACCGCTCCGCGTCCGGATCATGTGCTCATGAGCACGCGGGCACAATGCCGCCCTGTCCACTGCATTCACCGACGAATAAGCTGCTCCGGCCAAGTGCACAGGCCGGCAAACTCCTGAGGCTATTTATATTCTCCCCGCGACAGATTACAGCCGAGGACAACGGCTTATTCTAAAGAGCTTTCACTCATCGTATGTGGACATATTGGTCAAATTAACCCTTTTTGTGATGACTGAGAAAACCTTGGTTTTGAACCCAGAGCATTAAACGATGTGAGAGGATAACAGTTTCCATGGTTTTACAGCTGGGTCTGCATATGGCATCAAAAGTAAGGAACAGAGTCCATCAGTGTAAAGACTGCCAATGGACGGCAGACGCTCTTCATGCCAGTCGTGGAATGTTGggtcagagcaggaaggaaggaagtcATGGTTACGGTAGATTGGAGCAAAACTATTTGAGCCATGGAGGACTGACGGAGTTGGCGGTGGAAGAGGTAGCTGGGTTCGGGTTCCACCAGGATTCCGCCGGTTGCGCCCCTCGGCTCACCTGCTTCTCGTCTGAACTCcccgtttttctctctcagactGTGTGAAGATTTCATCGGCGAACACCAGCAGCTGTTCGGAGACCTCCTCTCTCTGCCGTCGAAGCTCCGCAGCAGCGTGAACAAGAGGCGAGCCTTTTTCTCCACCGTGAAGCCATTTCTCAAAGCTtgaagagggtttttttctaattagggttttttttaggAGCATCAAACTCTCCGATGGCATTTGTGCTCGTAATGActctaaaaaaagaaataaggtGCTGgaagttttcttcttttagactTTGTAAGTGAAGTTTGTCTTATTTTTAAACGGCCAGTTTTCATTAGTTggattttactgtatttactgACTTGTTTTTGAATAAAGCTGATGACTTTTGCAGCTCCGCCTGGTTTTACTTCATGATGGAgactttgtttttgtatgttttgtcaCCTTTTAAGGTTTTTACTTGTctgaaaactgctttaaaatcacTGAAGTAGAAAGCCTCCAAGGAACCAAAAAGACACTTGACACAGTAAAATAATCCACTTTTTAATTGAGAAGAGTTTGAAATCTTAAATTTTGTAGGTTCAGAGGCAGTTATTGATGGAAGACTTAAGTTTTATTTGATTGTATGCCGTATTACTGCTGAAAACCACAAacgtaaaaagaaaaatgttaccTGAGAAACATAAAAAGCAAATGGGTGAAAAATTTTGTCGAATTTCAGTTTCATGTTATGCGGTTgaatttttgtgacttttatgTAAAGTGTCCTTGTAATCGAAAGGATCAAAGCGGAGCAGAGTCGAGCAGAAACGCTTTTAAAACTGCAGTTTTCGCTTCCAAAAGGCCCGATTGGCACGTCGCTGGCGTCTCGCTTCCCCGGCCTCACACGGATCGGATGTAGTTGGCGGGCAGCATGCCCCGCTGGCCCGTGCGCTGGTTGCATCCGAACACCCAGCCGTCGTCGATGGGCTCCACGTCTGAGATCAGGTCGCCTTCCTGGAGGGAAACCTCGTCCGGCTCTGCCGCCACGTAGCTGTACAGGGCCTGGTAACGCTTCTGGACCAGCACAAGCAAACAAACGGACGACAATACCATCAGTTTGCCAGTTTTAGATTTAAATAAACCTGATAATGTAAAAACTAGAATAGGGGttttcaacctgcggctctggagccacatgtggctctttggcagtggctccatgaagctttcagtaactgaaataaactttttATCAGCATGACTTTAATCTCTGGCGGTCTGTTCTACTCGATTCTGTCAAAACTGTCtgaaaaatgctggaaaagaaggatgaaaaagataaaatcatttacaaaagcagctgaaaacgTATAAATGTTCACCACCTGAAGCTGTAAATGAAACTTATACAACAAAAGATACGGTTTTTGAAGGCGTTTGATATCGGtcaggcagagtgtgtgtgatcaaTAAATGAATGTGATCTTGATTCAGTATAATCCCTCAGTTTTTTTCATATGCTCCTTCAGTAATGTAACCTAATAACTTATTCAATTATTGGTGAGTTATGAAGTTAATTTCCTAACATTTAGACTGGTCAAAATGGTACAGGCTGTTATTACATTATCGCTTGCCGTGTTTGATGACTGACTAAACTTTATGTCTtcactctgtccagctttactgCTGCTGGAAACCTGAATTCATTCTGCACTATAATAACTGACTGAACCTAAATTCACTTTCAGGGGCCGgagcagcggcgagcagcccGAAAACCTCACAGCAGGAAAACCTCGAACACAAGGTAGAGATGAAGCGCTGCAGAGGATGGATCGATGCCTGCAGGCTTTAATCAGTACGTCTGACCGAGTGATTATTGAATATTAGAGAAGGATTAAATGAGTTACACTTGGAAATAACCCTCatgaatcacacacacgcacacacacgctatACCCTCACCCctccagcaggcggcgctgcagGACCAGGCCTGAGTGGTTGACTGGCTCCCACAAGGTTGGGTTGCTGGCTTTCATAATCTAGAAAACACACATAAGTTGAATgttggaaggttttttttttttcttttctttttttttaacaagaagGAAGTGATAAGAAAGTGTGTCACCTTGTCTGTTTTCAGGAGGAGGTGCGTCGCTTCGGATCTTGCTCTTCTCAAACTCTTCGTGGTACtttatctgcacacacacacacacacacacacacacacaccacacacacacacatttaatttttcacCTAAACAAACCCCCCTTCTGTGGGAAGTCAGTTCACCATTTTAGGAGGTGCTGAGGGGAAACAGAGGAGatttctgagctgcagcaggaacactTTCAGGGGCCAGAATCcactttttcttattttaatagtttttttttttttccaagaaatgaaaacacatgtttttttttttatcttttactGTTGAAAAAGAACCACTTTAACTGAGATACTAGAGATCCTCCAGAACAATCTCCCATATTACTGACAGATGAAAGCGCTTTCGAACTGCACTTAACAACAATACAAAGCATTCAATGCTACAGATGACTTGTGGAGGTCTTTTATAATCAAAGTATGATTTTAAATATCGAAGCTTCTGTCAGATTTTTATGAGATAATCACTGACAGACACAAACAtccaaaaaacacactgaatgaatTGAGGTGGTTTAGCGTTGGTGCATGATTGTGCAACACACACTCGAgtccagcagaggaaacagaacgCAAAGACGTGTGCACGATTAATcaaaaggaggagaaaaccgaGTCTCACACAGGGAGGCAagggagcagctctgtgtgtccTCAGCAAACCTCGGGAGGAGCGAACGCAAACAGGACTGTGTGGGAAACGGTTTGAAGGGAAAGGAAACAagcacaaatttaaaaaaagaaaaaaaaaaaagagacagaactttggaaaaaaaatctcagtttgCCCTTCTGACATAAAGCTTATCATCCGTCATTCCTCTCTGCAGCCAGCGCTCTCatgagagaagtgtgtgtgtgtgtgtgtgtgtgtgtgtgtgtgtgtgtgtgtgtccacagctgAGAGACTTTGACCATATAGGGCAGCCGCTCTTCACTGGACGGGGAGAAATGCCTGAAATGTGCCTCCGacatcctctgctgctgtgtggagctctttcctctctctgctctcgtCCAGACCCTGAGAGATGTTCTGCTAAAACATCCACCACCAGCAGGGTTTCTACATCTGCTCTGCCTGCACCGTGTTGTAGCTGCACATGAGAAACAAATCAGACGTTTCACTGTGAAAGGAGAAAGGATGTGTTCCCTCCTCCGAGCCAGCATAttggaaataaacacacacgtcggACCAAGAAATCTACTTTTTGCagcaaattcaaagttgcatgaatgaaaagaaatgcaaatctTTCCACAGAGTGATAAATATTCTGTCCAGGCCTCTAACACTGGTGATTTATCATATCTAACATATAGATGTGTTTTTATCCTATGCTGTTTTTAAACATATCTTAAAAGTAGTGGACTAAACTGAGGTATCAGTGATGCTCAATGAAAGCTAACAAATTAGCATGAGCCTGGAAGCctttctgggggggggggggcgggggtgtaTAAtaacccagaatgcaacagctagAGGAGAtgttttttggatatttcactgcattttgcaccagaaagttttattaaaattgactttatgttgagactatAGTCACTTTCAGTCATAACCAGTTGTTTTCTGCAAAGATATCGACATTTTCACCAGGTGTACTCTGCGTCACAACAGAGAAGAGCTTTAAAATTGAAATGTAAAGGTTATCGTGGCGCTATTTTACCACTCCAGATGGAAGTGGAAAGTGTTCGATCCCCCTGCTGCGTACATGACCCCTTGTCTGGTTTGGCTGGTCTCCACTCACGTTGCTGATCTGGTCCTGCGTCTTCTTCAGCCGGGCCATCTCCGGGGTGTCGGCCACCACGCTGAACCCTTTCCCCTTGTTCTTCTCAAAGTCCTCTTTGTAAAGCGCCTGCAGACACCAGTCAGGTTTCATTTGGGAATATTTGCCGAGTATAAAATGTGAAGATTGATGCCACTCTGTGGTATTTCGTACCAAAATCAATACTTTTTGGCCactaaatgttgtttttcctgagcATGCAGGTTATCTCTGGATTTGCTCCAAGTCTACAAACACGTTTGAGGTAAATCATCATTACAAAACTGCAGCACTAGAACTAGTTACTAGGATTAAACGTAAAAATGTCAAGCTACGGTCTTTCTCCACCATTTGAATGACAAATATTTCATCTTATTCTTGAGAAGCAGACATAATCAGGTGTGAGTCATGTCTTCAACACATTCTCTTGAGTGGCATCAGTCTTCTCACCGTGAGTAAAACATTCCAGTCAGATGGAAAcagttgatttattttaattcatgCATTATTTTAAGAGCAGAGAAATGGGACAATGCTGCATTCAGTGCCTGTTGGTAACACTGAGACCACATTTCACTGTCAAAAATCTGATGATAAAAATATGCAACAGAATTAAATCCTGTTTTCACAGATAGActtgtattattattttctaattttAGAAGTACAAAAACAGTTTTGATTTGATAAATAGCATAATTTTTAGAGCAAATCCTACCTTTCACTAGCTTTTCAGCTAAAACTCTAAAGTCCAACTTGAACTGAATGCAACATCGGATCTGAGCCACTTGGAAATGATCAggcaaatgtaaaaaaaagaaagcaaacacaGATCTGATGGGAGATCATGCAGACATGCAGACTTTTCGTTGAGACGCCACTAATCTAAAACTTCTACAAGGCCTctaaagaggaggaagacggttGTTAAACGGATGGACGGAGCGTTATCAGACGGTTTGGATGCTCTGGGACGTCGACCGGACGTACGTGGCTGATCTGGTCTTGTGTCTTCTTCACTCTCTGCATCTCGGGAGTGTCGGCCACCACGCTGAAACCTTTCCCCTTGTTCTTTTCAAAGTCCTCCTTATAGAGCGCCTGAAAATCCGTCATTCGTCAAGGAACCTCAGGCCGCTtctcatcatcattattattattaagctCTCGACCCGAACAGGGCCGTGTTCTTTTAAAATGAGcacagatgtgtttttacaGAGTCTGAAttgaaaatgcacacacacacacacacacacacacaaactcattcTGTGCTCAAACATGTTCAGAATGCTGGTCAACGTTATTTGTAGGTTTAAGGACTCGGGGAAACACATGCGATCCTAAAACATGACAAAACGTTTAGGTGAAAGTAAAtctgagatacacacacacacacacacacacacacacacacacacacacacacacacacacacacacacacacacacacacacacacacacattgactcATGTTCTCGCTATGAGGAACACGCTGCTTCAGTGAGAGAGCGCAGCTGCCGAGACTTTTATGGTTATAAACAATGAAGTAGGTCGCTTGGATGAAACCAGAGGAaagagctgtgagaggagagagagagagagagagagagagagaggaggaaatggctTTTGGTGTGAATTTGATGACAGTTTTAGGGATGTTACAAGACTGTTGGAAGTCGTCCTCAACAAAAATGGAGTCTATTTAGGCCATTTTGTGCGATGAGATCAGTAGTTCTCATGCTGAAATGAGGGTGTAAGACTGTCTCAGACACTATTTCAATAGATAAACCTTAATACTAACACATTTGGTCACTgcaccaggtttttttttttttatttttaatatgttgTGTCTCATCTAAAACCAGCTATAAAGCCACATCGCTGCAGTTCAGCCACACGCCACTAGTCGGCGCTACAGAGCCGTCGGACAACAACACGACTAGACTGCAGTTTTAGCAGCAAGGCAGGAAATGAAGAGTACTCTCACAATCGTAACTGTTTTCTAAACCTGTTTTACACCAGTACACATGAATATTTTCATTTAGTTGGCAGGATTGCTtaaaaacgatgtagttttcacgttggtcaacattttcaaaatgttgccatgtaaacacaaaactttcccaaaacaaaaacgcaaaaacgatgggctttcacttgaaacgtcacGCAAGCAAAAGGCGTGTTCATCTTATTTTCAACTCAGAATCTGCTACACAAAATCTGCATGAAGCTAAAAATCCTATGAAGCCGTTTCAAAGCCGGGAATGTCGAGAAACCTGCACAAAGTTAGATTTCCTGAGATTTTGCCAAAATCCACTTGGTGACGCTGCGTAAGGACATTTTCCTCTTCAGGCAtattgaaagatttaaccgtaCAGCCACAAGTGATTGTTAGTCTTCCAGAAAGTGCACCCTTAAAAGGCtaagtgacttttatttctaccattttttttttttttttttttttttttttttagaagaagAAATCCCCAGCTTTACTTTAAGCAGACAATCCCTCAGGTCGAGTTTGGAGTTTGAGCGAATCTCTTTCATTTTGCGTGACTGGCAGCACTTAAACCTTTGATGGGGTTAAAGTGCTGGCATGGACGCTGTGATCAGATTACAGTTTAAAGATGGTGAAGAGCGGGAGGGAGGGCGGGTTGAGGTGGTGACACACGAGAGGCTGAGCGGAGGAGAGTCTTTTCGAACCTGTAATGTGTCTCGAATGACTTCCTCTTCCTGAGGAGCCTGAGGGCATCGCTTCATCCAGCGCACTACTGCCTGCATGGACCACGTCCTCTACAACAGCATCGTCTAAGCTCCTTTCAGTTTGTGTCCTgagtcccggtccagattcccctggtcccggtccagattctcctggtcctggtagttttagagtcgacagtcactgtaataacagtCCCACTTGGTTGACTGTCTGTAAacatgtctgtgttctcctgttgttaatgtttagagtgtattgttctctgtgtggtttcactacaaaaacaaaccacagcacccactagtggcccaacgtgaaaactacatcattgtCAGTGTTTCTTTTGTGGAAAcaagacatcattttcaaaatgtcgtGTAATCCTGAAACTTTTTACCTGAAATATTGTCATTTAAATACAGTCTCAGTTTTGTGTTGCATCCACTTTTCTTAAGTTTAGTTGAAAAATCGTTTTCGtgaaaatgtttacagttttgGGTGGTTTGACGGGCTGGACTGGAGACTCTAGCGCACCAGTTTTAGCGCACCAGGCGTCTGTTTGACACCCACCCTGCAAATATTGTGGACTTCCTGCTTCATGCTCATCAGCCAATGTGAAAGTCAGAGTGAAGGATGCTAAAGTTAGATCCTGTGTCTCCACCTGCCCTCCTCTTTGTCGTGTCTCCTTCCACGCCGTTCTCTCGAGTCTCTGGCCTTTTGGGTTTTATGCTGGGAGTTTATTATTTCACTGAAGGAATCCAGGTGCCGTGAGCTTAGAGCTGGGCGGGGTGACGGAGGCGAGCGGAGTGGTGGTTACATAAGGAGATTAGGTGAGTCCTGAGTCCTGAGACCTGAGCCTGGGTGACGGTGCGGCTCGCCGCCGGGCTCACCTGACTGTTGAGCATGCTCTGTTGTTTGAGCCGCAGGTTCTCTGGAGTGTCCGTAACGATGGTGAAAGAGGTTTTAGGATAATGCCtgtcaggatgaagaggaggaagaatcaTTCATTCACCAAAACACCCAAGCTATAACTGGATTTTGCgcattttgctttaaaaaaagaggaaaaagcagCAACTTCTACCCATCCTGGATGGTCTAAGTTAAACCAAAACTCCTAATGGAATCAGACACAAACAAATTATAATTTGGAGGCATAAATGATTCCTCTGTTTGAGCTATAGTTTAAACATTTTCTACATTTCTTACCccaaaaaaagtgataaaagcaACAAACTAAACATAAAAGAGCAAGATTTTAACAGTTCAGGTTCCACATACAGTCCAGATTCAACTCAAGTGGCCAGACTGGTAACATGGAGCCCTAAAAtttcacttaaaggtgctgtaggcagaatttggcatctccgccatcttgcttagggttacctaagcaagatggcgatttgacccatctaagatggtgatttgaaacccagcacagccaatcctgtcctgttttctctgacatcacgcccttacgcaagttaagcccctcccacaagaatgtgcgacgaacgcccctcgaccaatcacggttagagcctcatgggctcttctgattggtcaaagatacctggagctgtcgagattccttttcagctcagaacagagacagatggaaacgctgcgccttcgcggtagtgcaattatgctacactcctaaaggattatcaatggatactctaacattgaatccaaacaaaacacagaaaaatttgcagtgactagcaaaatcctgcctacagcacctttaagatgcagagaaaacacaatgcAAGAGCCTgagccactgaagcaaactgtTTGGAAAGACTCTCAGAAGAGAAATCTTTCCCACTTGTTGACTTTAGACAGAGAAAGTGTCGTTTCAGGCTGAACGCAGGAGTGAGGTCATGTGGTTTCAGCCTGTCTGCTCACATTTCCCTTTTCCATCTCTTCTCACCTCCGGATCATCTGTGTCTCAATCGCTTCAAAAACAAACGCCTGCTCATGTCGTGACGAGTTTGGTCTGTGACCAAATGAGTTCTGACCTCCCAAAACACGTAAGATCATGATGCATCTTTTGTCACACTTTTAGAGTGATCAACTGCTTTCTCCTAAAATAAAGTTTACAAATTCCACTTCTATTGACGCATAAACACTGAGACACTTTCCTTCCCTGCTTTAAGACAGGAGAGGCCCAATGAGGACCGATAACTAAACTCTTTCTGCAGCAGTGCGGACACTCACATGGTGCAGTAGGGTTTCTTCTCGAAGCCTTTGTA
This genomic window contains:
- the LOC115393260 gene encoding LIM zinc-binding domain-containing Nebulette-like isoform X1; protein product: MNPPCGRCNKPVYPTEKINCLDKYWHKGCFSCEVCKMALSMSNYKGFEKKPYCTMHYPKTSFTIVTDTPENLRLKQQSMLNSQALYKEDFEKNKGKGFSVVADTPEMQRVKKTQDQISHALYKEDFEKNKGKGFSVVADTPEMARLKKTQDQISNIKYHEEFEKSKIRSDAPPPENRQDYESQQPNLVGASQPLRPGPAAPPAGGKRYQALYSYVAAEPDEVSLQEGDLISDVEPIDDGWVFGCNQRTGQRGMLPANYIRSV
- the LOC115393260 gene encoding LIM and SH3 domain protein 1-like isoform X3: MNPPCGRCNKPVYPTEKINCLDKYWHKGCFSCEVCKMALSMSNYKGFEKKPYCTMHYPKTSFTIVTDTPENLRLKQQSMLNSQALYKEDFEKNKGKGFSVVADTPEMQRVKKTQDQISHIKYHEEFEKSKIRSDAPPPENRQDYESQQPNLVGASQPLRPGPAAPPAGGKRYQALYSYVAAEPDEVSLQEGDLISDVEPIDDGWVFGCNQRTGQRGMLPANYIRSV
- the LOC115393260 gene encoding LIM and SH3 domain protein 1-like isoform X2 translates to MNPPCGRCNKPVYPTEKINCLDKYWHKGCFSCEVCKMALSMSNYKGFEKKPYCTMHYPKTSFTIVTDTPENLRLKQQSMLNSQALYKEDFEKNKGKGFSVVADTPEMARLKKTQDQISNIKYHEEFEKSKIRSDAPPPENRQDYESQQPNLVGASQPLRPGPAAPPAGGKRYQALYSYVAAEPDEVSLQEGDLISDVEPIDDGWVFGCNQRTGQRGMLPANYIRSV